In a single window of the Rhodospirillaceae bacterium genome:
- a CDS encoding DUF1538 domain-containing protein, whose protein sequence is MEMFTLFLDTALATFTDVLPIAAVLLGFQIGVLRQRPRNLSRILVGLLYVLLGLTFFLVGLEKALFPVGKAMAQQLTNPEFIGVAADATVIEWTSFLWVFAFAWMIGFATTIAEPSLIAVALKAEEIAGGSLTAWGLRLAVALGVSVGVTIGAYRIVSGDSLGLYIMAGYAVVIVQTFFASKTIIPLAYDSGGVTTSTVTVPVLAALGLGLAVAVPGRSPLLDGFGLIAFASVFPIITVLGYDIVSTWFLRRKKLKSEITEEEVGQ, encoded by the coding sequence ATGGAAATGTTCACGCTGTTTCTGGATACTGCCCTGGCGACATTCACAGACGTGCTGCCCATCGCCGCCGTGCTGTTGGGGTTCCAGATCGGGGTGTTGCGGCAAAGACCAAGAAACTTATCGCGTATTCTGGTTGGTCTGCTCTACGTCTTGCTGGGGTTGACCTTCTTTCTGGTCGGGTTGGAAAAGGCCCTGTTTCCCGTCGGCAAGGCGATGGCTCAGCAGTTGACCAATCCGGAATTTATTGGCGTCGCCGCGGATGCAACGGTGATCGAATGGACGTCGTTTTTATGGGTTTTCGCCTTTGCCTGGATGATTGGATTCGCGACAACGATTGCCGAACCTTCGCTGATTGCGGTGGCGTTGAAGGCCGAAGAAATTGCCGGTGGCAGTTTGACGGCCTGGGGTTTGCGCCTCGCCGTTGCCCTGGGGGTGTCAGTCGGGGTCACCATCGGTGCTTACCGGATCGTATCGGGGGATTCACTGGGGCTTTATATCATGGCCGGATACGCCGTCGTCATCGTACAGACGTTCTTTGCATCGAAAACAATTATACCCCTGGCATACGATTCAGGTGGTGTGACGACGTCGACGGTAACGGTGCCGGTGCTGGCCGCACTGGGGCTTGGGTTAGCCGTCGCCGTGCCGGGACGCAGCCCGCTTCTTGACGGTTTTGGGCTGATCGCGTTTGCAAGTGTGTTTCCTATTATAACGGTGTTGGGCTATGACATTGTGTCAACGTGGTTCCTGCGCCGGAAGAAGTTGAAATCTGAAATTACCGAAGAGGAGGTGGGACAGTGA
- a CDS encoding MaoC family dehydratase — translation MTSTEIWPNGMPQVGQTARRSRKVTAQDIELFTEISGDRNPLHYDKEVAKATRFGGIVVQGGITSAILNAVVAEDLPGPGTVFLQVNWNFNAPVRPGDTITGEVEVSKSRPDKPITELKTRVISDDGTVVLDGDAVCYTMPIQK, via the coding sequence ATGACATCAACAGAAATATGGCCAAACGGGATGCCCCAGGTTGGCCAGACAGCCCGGAGATCTAGGAAAGTAACAGCCCAAGACATTGAGTTATTCACTGAAATCAGTGGTGACCGTAATCCGCTGCATTATGATAAAGAGGTTGCCAAAGCGACCCGTTTCGGAGGCATTGTGGTTCAGGGTGGTATCACAAGTGCAATTCTGAACGCCGTCGTTGCAGAAGACTTGCCGGGCCCCGGTACGGTGTTCCTACAGGTAAATTGGAATTTCAACGCGCCTGTTCGCCCTGGAGACACCATCACTGGCGAGGTTGAGGTCAGCAAATCACGGCCCGACAAACCCATAACAGAGCTCAAGACCCGTGTTATAAGTGATGATGGCACTGTTGTTCTGGATGGCGATGCGGTTTGCTACACAATGCCAATCCAGAAGTGA
- a CDS encoding alpha/beta hydrolase produces MQSIDVNGRKVAFLDEGSGKTIVLLHSSTGSHRQWKAATTDWSDQYRIIAPDLLGYGDTEPWPGPRPHTLANEVEIVAAVINRTDDPVHLVGHSYGGAIALQTAMKLGSRIASLSLIEPTAFYLLAQEDDTEHEPMTELTEIVGVVRDIGKSVVTGFPMAAAQRFVEYWCGEEAWSNLSPDRKWRTSNQMHKVHQDFHALLCEKSPLIALAEIKTPTLILCGTDSPRPTRRLTRIIAEAIPGSRHSTIPHAGHMLPITHAAKVNALILEHVQRVEGQTSESSPAVVTFFPKRVAAQGMRFADA; encoded by the coding sequence ATGCAATCCATCGACGTTAACGGCAGAAAAGTTGCATTCCTGGACGAAGGTTCCGGTAAAACCATCGTCCTGTTGCACAGTTCAACCGGCTCGCATAGACAGTGGAAGGCGGCGACCACTGACTGGTCGGATCAATACCGGATCATCGCACCGGACCTTTTGGGTTACGGCGACACGGAACCATGGCCCGGCCCCCGACCCCACACCTTGGCCAACGAGGTCGAGATCGTCGCCGCAGTGATAAACCGCACCGACGACCCCGTCCATCTGGTTGGACATTCCTACGGTGGAGCCATCGCCTTACAGACGGCCATGAAACTGGGCTCTCGCATTGCCAGCCTGAGCCTGATCGAGCCCACAGCTTTTTATCTGCTTGCCCAGGAAGATGACACAGAGCATGAACCTATGACTGAGCTCACCGAAATCGTTGGTGTTGTACGTGACATTGGTAAATCCGTTGTCACGGGTTTTCCGATGGCCGCTGCGCAAAGATTTGTCGAATACTGGTGCGGTGAAGAGGCCTGGTCAAACCTCTCGCCTGATCGTAAATGGCGGACCAGCAATCAAATGCATAAGGTCCACCAGGATTTCCATGCTTTACTGTGTGAGAAATCACCGCTGATAGCGCTGGCCGAAATCAAGACGCCGACACTGATCCTGTGCGGCACCGACTCTCCCCGGCCGACCCGACGACTGACGCGTATCATCGCCGAGGCCATTCCCGGTTCGCGCCATAGCACCATTCCTCATGCCGGGCATATGCTTCCAATTACTCATGCCGCGAAAGTTAATGCACTCATTTTGGAGCACGTGCAGCGGGTTGAGGGTCAAACATCAGAGTCAAGTCCGGCAGTCGTTACGTTTTTCCCAAAAAGAGTAGCGGCCCAGGGCATGCGATTTGCGGACGCCTGA
- a CDS encoding GAF domain-containing protein, whose product MGSDEKRMIQAEMLLDVSRKVAAIESLDEVLAVLMEMSTWELGAERSSLFLNDPQSGELYSRFAQGNFQREIRIINDSGIAGHVFTTGKGMIIHDVYKHKWFNRSVDEQTGFVTRNMMCVPIKTVKNEVIGVAQVLNKKKGRFTKDDLALLEAMTTQASIALQSTQFVEKMKKTREKEMEFLDVVSDVTSEIDLGAMLAKVMTEATRMLQADRSTLFLNDEKTNELFSRVAMGDSIGEIRLPNHLGIAGAVFTSGHTINIPYAYADLRFNPAFDKQTGYFTRSILCVPIINKDGKTIGVTQTLNRRGGPFTEEDEQRLKAFTAQVSIGLENAKLFDDVQNMKNYNESMLESMTNAVITTDEDGKIITCNAAGFSILKVTKEEILDKTAEDFFIGPNAWVMDKIRKVDEAQESDLMMDAEMVVGSEEEETIETLSTNITFLPLVDGEMKKLGSMVMIEDISSEKRMKSTMSRYMDPTLADQMMSGSDGGDMMGGLDTVATVLFSDIRSFTTITETLGAQGTVEFLNEYFEIMVDCITSEGGMLDKFIGDAIMAAFGIPIGHEDDEDRGLRAAIAMMTRLNDYNQTRIDKGLMPVDHGMGLNTGKIVAGNIGSKKRMDYTMIGDGVNLAARLESACKQYSAHILISEYTIGKLKGTYRTRYIDDVVVKGKTQPVGVYEVLDYHTDETFPNLMENVNYFNEGRKHYREGNWDKAIKSFQEAIKANPNDKLANTYIEDRCKFLKKKPPKDWDGIWVMTSK is encoded by the coding sequence ATGGGCTCCGATGAGAAGCGGATGATTCAGGCAGAGATGTTGCTGGATGTCTCGCGCAAGGTCGCCGCCATTGAATCCCTGGACGAAGTTCTTGCCGTACTGATGGAAATGAGCACCTGGGAGTTGGGCGCGGAACGAAGCTCGTTGTTCCTAAACGACCCCCAATCAGGAGAGTTGTATTCACGTTTCGCGCAAGGAAACTTCCAGCGGGAAATCCGTATTATTAACGACAGCGGCATTGCCGGTCATGTCTTTACCACCGGTAAAGGCATGATTATTCACGATGTTTACAAGCACAAATGGTTCAACCGTTCCGTTGATGAGCAGACCGGGTTTGTCACGCGCAACATGATGTGTGTGCCGATCAAGACGGTGAAAAACGAAGTCATCGGCGTCGCCCAGGTTTTGAACAAGAAAAAAGGCCGCTTCACCAAGGATGATCTGGCCCTTCTCGAGGCCATGACAACCCAGGCATCAATCGCCCTGCAAAGTACGCAATTCGTCGAAAAAATGAAAAAGACCCGCGAAAAGGAAATGGAATTCCTCGACGTGGTCTCTGACGTAACTTCTGAAATTGACCTGGGCGCCATGCTGGCCAAGGTGATGACGGAAGCAACCCGGATGCTTCAGGCGGACCGCTCGACCCTGTTCCTCAATGATGAGAAAACCAACGAATTGTTCTCGCGCGTCGCCATGGGCGACTCCATTGGTGAAATCCGCTTACCCAATCACTTAGGGATCGCCGGGGCCGTGTTCACCAGCGGACACACCATTAACATTCCCTACGCCTACGCAGATCTGCGTTTCAACCCGGCGTTCGATAAGCAAACAGGTTACTTCACCCGTTCAATCCTGTGTGTTCCGATTATAAACAAGGATGGCAAAACCATCGGTGTCACCCAGACCCTGAACAGGCGCGGCGGACCCTTCACCGAGGAAGACGAGCAACGCCTGAAGGCCTTCACCGCCCAGGTTTCCATTGGCCTTGAAAACGCCAAGCTGTTCGATGACGTCCAGAACATGAAGAACTACAACGAAAGCATGTTGGAAAGTATGACCAACGCCGTCATCACCACCGACGAGGACGGCAAGATCATTACCTGCAACGCAGCCGGGTTCAGCATCCTGAAAGTGACCAAGGAAGAAATTCTGGATAAAACGGCGGAGGATTTTTTCATCGGCCCCAACGCCTGGGTCATGGACAAGATCCGCAAAGTCGACGAGGCCCAGGAATCTGATCTGATGATGGACGCCGAAATGGTGGTCGGCTCCGAAGAAGAGGAAACCATTGAAACGCTTTCGACCAACATAACTTTCCTGCCGCTGGTTGACGGGGAGATGAAAAAACTCGGTTCAATGGTCATGATCGAGGACATCAGCTCTGAAAAACGCATGAAATCAACGATGTCGCGCTATATGGACCCGACCCTTGCCGACCAGATGATGTCCGGTAGCGACGGTGGCGACATGATGGGTGGCCTGGATACCGTCGCCACGGTGCTGTTTTCAGATATTCGCTCCTTCACCACAATTACCGAGACCCTGGGCGCCCAGGGGACCGTCGAATTCCTCAACGAATACTTTGAAATCATGGTCGATTGCATTACTTCCGAAGGCGGTATGCTGGACAAGTTCATCGGCGACGCCATTATGGCCGCCTTTGGCATCCCCATCGGCCATGAAGACGACGAGGACCGTGGTTTGCGTGCCGCCATCGCCATGATGACCCGCCTGAACGATTACAACCAGACCCGCATTGATAAGGGTCTGATGCCTGTCGATCATGGCATGGGCCTGAACACCGGCAAGATCGTCGCCGGCAACATTGGCAGCAAAAAGCGTATGGACTACACCATGATCGGTGACGGGGTAAATCTGGCGGCCCGCCTGGAGAGCGCCTGCAAGCAGTATTCGGCGCATATCCTGATCAGTGAATACACCATTGGCAAGCTGAAGGGCACCTACCGCACCCGCTATATTGACGACGTGGTGGTCAAGGGCAAAACCCAACCAGTTGGCGTTTACGAGGTGCTGGACTACCACACGGACGAAACCTTCCCCAACCTGATGGAGAACGTCAATTACTTCAACGAAGGTCGCAAACACTACCGGGAAGGAAACTGGGACAAGGCGATCAAGTCGTTTCAGGAGGCGATCAAGGCCAACCCGAACGACAAGCTGGCCAACACCTATATCGAGGACCGCTGCAAATTCCTGAAAAAGAAACCCCCGAAAGACTGGGATGGCATCTGGGTGATGACATCTAAATAG
- a CDS encoding D-cysteine desulfhydrase codes for MDLTSIPRVQLAHLPTPLEPLETLSRHLDGPDIYVKRDDCTGLAGGGNKTRKLEFLMADALEQGADTIVTAGATQSNHVRQSIAAAAKMGMHAEVLLEVRTIRDDDYAGNGNIILDNLMGAKIHYCDPVDDLNADCQALADKLAGEGAKPYFIPVGGSNKIGALGYADCASEIIGQSAEMGLAVDGIVVASGSQGTQGGLLVGLAAGGSEFPVHGICVSRDAPELEEAVFDLAKQTALYAGLTTPIERASVICDDGYYAPGYGQPNDGMIEAVTLCARLEGLLLDPVYSGKAMSGLIGKIRNGTIKKGDTVIFIHTGGQVALHAYRSTFEGL; via the coding sequence ATGGATTTAACCAGTATTCCCCGCGTTCAGCTTGCCCACCTGCCAACACCACTGGAGCCGCTGGAAACCCTCAGTCGGCATCTGGATGGCCCTGATATTTATGTCAAACGTGATGACTGTACGGGGCTTGCTGGTGGCGGCAATAAAACCCGAAAACTTGAATTCCTGATGGCTGACGCCCTTGAACAGGGGGCCGATACGATTGTCACCGCTGGTGCCACCCAATCCAATCATGTGCGCCAGTCCATTGCGGCCGCCGCGAAAATGGGGATGCACGCGGAGGTTCTGCTGGAAGTCAGAACCATTCGCGATGACGATTACGCGGGCAACGGTAACATTATCCTCGATAACCTGATGGGCGCAAAAATCCATTACTGTGATCCGGTCGATGACCTGAATGCCGACTGTCAGGCGCTTGCCGATAAACTGGCGGGCGAGGGGGCAAAGCCATATTTCATTCCGGTTGGCGGCTCCAACAAGATCGGCGCCCTGGGTTACGCGGATTGCGCCAGCGAAATTATCGGCCAATCGGCCGAAATGGGACTGGCCGTTGATGGTATCGTCGTAGCCAGTGGCTCTCAGGGCACCCAGGGCGGCCTGCTGGTCGGTCTGGCTGCAGGTGGATCAGAATTTCCGGTGCACGGCATTTGCGTTAGCCGGGACGCCCCGGAACTGGAAGAGGCGGTCTTTGACCTGGCTAAACAAACAGCCCTGTATGCCGGTCTGACAACGCCCATTGAACGGGCCAGCGTTATCTGTGATGACGGCTACTACGCGCCGGGCTACGGTCAGCCCAACGACGGTATGATTGAGGCTGTCACCCTGTGCGCCCGTCTTGAGGGCCTGTTGCTTGATCCGGTCTATTCAGGCAAAGCGATGTCCGGACTGATCGGGAAAATTCGTAATGGAACCATTAAAAAAGGCGACACGGTGATCTTCATCCACACCGGCGGGCAGGTCGCGCTCCATGCGTACCGTTCAACGTTCGAGGGACTTTGA
- a CDS encoding CBS domain-containing protein, translated as MNDISIIKVGEVMTPDVKTIEGTQTVDKAIEMMRSSGVSSLVVDRRDDDDEYGMVVVSDIATKVTGPDKAPERVGVYEIMTKPVLSVSEDMDIRYAVRLLSQFGLSRAFVTDDHRRLKGIVTLRDMVLRHGSENT; from the coding sequence ATGAACGACATAAGTATTATCAAGGTAGGCGAAGTTATGACGCCGGATGTAAAAACAATCGAAGGCACACAGACCGTCGATAAAGCCATTGAGATGATGCGTTCCTCGGGGGTCAGTTCACTGGTCGTTGATCGTCGCGATGATGATGATGAATACGGCATGGTCGTGGTCTCCGATATTGCGACCAAGGTGACTGGCCCCGACAAAGCGCCGGAACGGGTTGGGGTTTATGAAATTATGACCAAGCCCGTGCTTTCGGTATCCGAAGACATGGACATCCGTTACGCCGTCCGCCTGCTTAGCCAGTTCGGACTGAGCCGCGCCTTTGTTACCGATGATCACAGACGTTTAAAGGGCATTGTCACCCTGCGCGACATGGTGCTGCGACACGGTTCGGAAAATACCTGA
- a CDS encoding response regulator, translating to MRIYIIDDDWDMVQYVTALLESAGHEVHSGVSGVSNLPKIVARKPDAILVDLVMAEMDGIELVGQLRAKKELANTKIIMVTSKDHSHWRSQAEEAGVDGYITKPLDETTFATEVEAIVGTEA from the coding sequence TTGAGGATTTACATTATCGACGACGACTGGGACATGGTTCAGTACGTAACCGCCCTGCTGGAGAGCGCCGGGCACGAGGTTCATTCCGGTGTCTCAGGCGTTTCAAACCTGCCCAAGATCGTCGCCCGCAAACCCGACGCCATCCTCGTTGATCTGGTCATGGCGGAAATGGACGGCATTGAGCTTGTCGGTCAATTACGGGCCAAAAAAGAGCTGGCGAACACAAAAATCATCATGGTGACGTCAAAAGACCACAGCCACTGGCGAAGCCAGGCAGAAGAGGCCGGTGTTGACGGATACATCACAAAGCCGCTTGATGAAACCACCTTCGCCACTGAAGTGGAGGCGATTGTCGGGACAGAAGCGTAA
- a CDS encoding P-II family nitrogen regulator, which yields MNLKLIMALVADDKTEPVLDAARAAGATGSTVITSVRGEGLEPVKTFLGLEVAAKRDVLMFIVAAPKAREILETINEAGCFDDEPGSGIAFQLSIEDAVGLGSQADAIKQEIEESI from the coding sequence GTGAACCTGAAATTAATTATGGCCCTGGTGGCCGACGATAAAACCGAACCGGTGCTGGATGCGGCGCGTGCGGCAGGCGCGACAGGGTCGACCGTTATCACCAGTGTCCGCGGTGAGGGCCTGGAGCCGGTTAAAACATTTCTCGGCCTTGAGGTTGCGGCCAAGCGCGATGTTCTGATGTTCATCGTTGCCGCCCCCAAGGCCCGTGAAATTCTTGAAACCATTAACGAGGCTGGCTGTTTCGATGATGAGCCGGGAAGCGGCATCGCCTTCCAGCTCAGTATTGAAGACGCCGTTGGTCTTGGCTCACAGGCGGATGCCATCAAGCAAGAAATCGAGGAGTCGATATGA
- a CDS encoding DUF1289 domain-containing protein produces the protein MNKIESPCISVCKIDPESTFCTGCWRTKEEIKSWKEAGDDDRFEILNRSRERRESAGGKKRRRTRRRAS, from the coding sequence TTGAATAAAATTGAATCACCCTGCATTTCTGTGTGCAAAATTGATCCCGAAAGTACTTTTTGCACCGGATGCTGGAGAACAAAGGAAGAGATAAAAAGCTGGAAAGAAGCCGGGGATGATGACCGATTTGAGATTCTCAACCGTTCACGCGAGCGCCGTGAATCTGCAGGCGGCAAAAAACGCCGGCGCACAAGGCGGCGGGCTTCCTGA
- a CDS encoding VOC family protein: MIDEQNIPSGYHSITPYFTVRDADRLLEFLTTAFKATIIKETRYDNKKIQHARVRIGNSILMLNESTDTYPVNVSQMHLYVEDADETYTAALQCGATTLMEPNDRPHGDRMAGVEDPCGNIWWIATSRR, from the coding sequence ATGATTGACGAACAGAACATCCCATCCGGCTATCATTCGATCACGCCCTATTTTACGGTCCGTGATGCGGACAGGTTATTAGAATTTCTGACAACAGCATTTAAAGCAACGATCATCAAAGAAACCAGATATGACAACAAGAAAATCCAGCACGCACGCGTTCGCATCGGAAATTCTATTCTGATGCTAAACGAAAGTACCGATACCTATCCTGTTAATGTTTCGCAGATGCACCTCTATGTCGAAGATGCTGACGAAACTTACACTGCGGCACTTCAATGCGGAGCGACCACGCTGATGGAACCGAATGACCGTCCACACGGGGATCGGATGGCAGGCGTCGAAGATCCGTGCGGCAATATCTGGTGGATTGCGACTTCAAGACGCTAG
- a CDS encoding DUF1538 domain-containing protein, producing the protein MISALADFLRLLAGSMRDLLPIILTVAFFQIVVLQQPFPNLDEVLIGLVFVVVGLTLFIQGLEMGLFPLGNDMAEAFARKGSLLALLAFAFCLGFGTTVAEPALIAVSAEAAKIASEAGIIATSEEARASYANSLRIIVALSVGMALLVGVFRILKGWPIYYFIISGYLLVIAITPFAPAEIVGIAYDAGGVTTSTITVPLVTALGVGLAQTIRGRNPMTDGFGLIALASLTPMIFVMIFGILV; encoded by the coding sequence ATGATAAGCGCACTTGCTGATTTTCTGAGACTCCTGGCCGGATCCATGCGCGATCTTTTGCCGATCATCCTGACCGTCGCTTTCTTTCAGATTGTCGTCCTGCAACAGCCGTTTCCCAACCTTGATGAAGTTCTTATCGGCCTTGTTTTTGTGGTCGTTGGCCTGACCCTGTTCATTCAGGGACTGGAAATGGGCTTGTTCCCGCTAGGCAATGACATGGCTGAAGCCTTCGCCCGCAAAGGTAGCCTGTTGGCGCTTCTGGCCTTTGCCTTCTGTCTTGGTTTCGGCACCACGGTGGCCGAACCGGCGCTGATTGCGGTTTCTGCCGAGGCGGCGAAAATAGCCTCGGAAGCCGGAATCATCGCAACCAGTGAAGAAGCCAGGGCTTCGTATGCAAACAGTCTGCGGATCATTGTCGCCCTGTCGGTTGGCATGGCCTTGCTGGTTGGCGTCTTTCGTATCCTTAAAGGCTGGCCAATTTATTATTTCATTATTTCGGGCTATTTGTTGGTGATCGCCATAACGCCTTTCGCACCGGCGGAAATCGTTGGCATCGCCTATGACGCAGGCGGGGTCACAACATCGACCATTACGGTTCCCCTGGTCACGGCACTGGGGGTTGGCCTGGCCCAGACGATTCGCGGCAGAAACCCGATGACCGATGGTTTCGGTCTGATCGCTCTGGCCAGCCTGACACCGATGATTTTCGTGATGATTTTCGGGATTTTGGTGTGA
- a CDS encoding DUF2784 domain-containing protein, whose translation MDDLILADLVGLWHGLFVLFVVGGQCLILIGWLSGWSWTRVRVFRLLHLAAICFVVLESWFAIPCPLTIIEADLRDSGAEISFIGYWLDRLLYFQAPTWVFTTLYSLFGCLVVMTFFFYPPRRGD comes from the coding sequence ATGGACGATCTGATTCTCGCCGATCTGGTTGGTTTGTGGCATGGCCTGTTCGTGTTGTTCGTTGTCGGCGGGCAATGCCTGATTTTGATTGGCTGGCTTAGTGGCTGGAGTTGGACCCGGGTGCGGGTTTTTCGACTGTTGCATCTGGCCGCCATCTGTTTTGTCGTTCTCGAATCCTGGTTCGCCATTCCTTGTCCGTTGACCATCATCGAAGCGGACCTGCGCGATAGCGGGGCCGAGATTTCATTTATCGGTTACTGGCTGGACCGACTACTTTACTTTCAGGCTCCAACATGGGTGTTTACAACCCTTTACAGCCTGTTTGGCTGTCTTGTTGTGATGACGTTCTTTTTCTATCCACCCAGACGTGGAGATTAA
- a CDS encoding TerB family tellurite resistance protein, translated as MENEPLTPLFALAVSMAYEIRVDEKTTPQEKGQLIALFGKLVEMETINDGELQSLISKAFNYTNNNSVDDFLLNATPGLSGTQRLAIIINLYDTMQTDGHIKKGEQDIIQKFEKAFNIDKNIASGIRKFLMLKNDTSIFLDQSHPLNNTAFNFEELFVKK; from the coding sequence ATGGAAAATGAACCGCTTACGCCGCTGTTTGCCCTAGCGGTATCGATGGCCTATGAAATTAGGGTGGATGAGAAAACCACACCTCAAGAAAAGGGACAGTTGATTGCTCTTTTCGGCAAACTCGTGGAGATGGAAACGATAAATGATGGGGAGTTGCAATCCCTAATAAGCAAGGCCTTCAACTATACCAATAACAACAGTGTTGATGATTTTTTGTTAAATGCCACCCCGGGCCTCTCTGGCACACAGAGGTTAGCCATCATCATAAACCTGTATGACACAATGCAGACTGACGGCCACATAAAGAAGGGGGAACAGGACATTATTCAAAAGTTCGAGAAAGCCTTCAATATTGACAAAAATATTGCGTCCGGAATCAGGAAGTTCCTTATGCTGAAGAACGACACCTCAATTTTTCTTGATCAATCTCACCCCCTTAACAATACGGCCTTTAACTTCGAAGAACTGTTTGTAAAAAAATGA